Genomic DNA from Cucurbita pepo subsp. pepo cultivar mu-cu-16 chromosome LG13, ASM280686v2, whole genome shotgun sequence:
atgaCTTTGACCTTGATTTTTCTGCGATCTTTTCATAGCGAGctactttgttttgtttcatgtctgctctaataccattttcaTAGTGAGATAAGTTTGATCATCATGTTACGATGCTCTTAGTGGCAGACTGCCAGTATGCTGACCTTGCTGTATTTGTGGTTTGATCTTACTATGGATAGATTCTTGCAGAAAGGAATAATTAGATACATATTTCAGGAAGTCAGCTCTGGACCGTCCCCCCTCCTTCCCTTTTTAATGTGAATATACTACTAGATCAATGTTTTATATCTCATGAATTATGAATGTTTAATAAGAAACAGGTGTTCGTCTCTGTGAGAGTTTacttgtcctctttgggctttccctttcgagtttcccttcaaggtttttaaaacgccttggctagggagaggcttccacacccttatgaaggATGTTTCTTTCtactccccaaccgatgtgggatctcacaatccacccccttcggggcctagcgttttagttggcacatcgcctcatgtccactcccttcggggctcagcctcctcgctggcacatcactcAGTGtctgctctaataccatttgtaacagccaaagcccacttctagtagatattgccttcttggggctttcccttctgggcttcctctttaggttttaaaacgcatttgctagggagagatttccacacccttataaaggatgcttcgttttccacacccttataaaggatgcttcgttttccacacccttataaaggatgcttcgttctcctcccaaccgatgtgggatctcacgttaTTATATGCTTGAAATCATTTGTTATGATGTTTAAGAATGGCAAAACCACCTTTGTATTTTGTAATGGCACTGCGTCTTAACTAGGTTGGATTCCTTGCATTAAGGCATAATCTTTGTTCATTTCCTTGGTTTGCAGAAATCAGTAGCATCTCCTGGACGTGGTATTCTTGCTATTGATGAATCTAATGCAACATGTGGGAAGAGGTTAGCATCCATTGGCTTGGACAATACCGAAACCAACAGACAAGCATACCGACAGCTTTTGCTGACCACACCGGGTTTGGGTCAGTACATATCTGGTGCTATTCTTTTCGAGGAAACACTCTACCAGTCGACCACAGATGGAAAGAAATTTGTCGATTGCTTGCGAGAGGCAAAGATTATGCCTGGTATTAAAGTTGACAAGGTGAATTGTCCTTTTACCTTTCAATACACACCaaagaatttatttttgattGCTGTTACAAAGTGTCTCGACTGTATGAAGCTgaatattgaattttgttcatatttatattgtgTGGGTTTCAGGGTTTGGTTCCTCTGCCAGGATCCAACAATGAATCCTGGTGTCAAGGCTTAGACGGACTGGCCTCAAGATCGGCTGAATATTATAAGCAAGGTGCTCGTTTTGCTAAGTGGTAAGTCGGCATGTTCTTTGTTTCTGAAAGAACAAAGACCCTCTTATATAGGAGGGTGGTTTTCTCTTCTAACCTGTTTTGTTCGGTTAGTTACGTAAAATCTAAATCATATGAAACGTACAGGCGGACGGTTGTTAGCATTCCTTGTGGTCCTTCTGCTCTGGCTGTTAAGGAAGCTGCTTGGGGCCTTGCTCGATATGCCGCCATTTCTCAGGTATACGCTTGTTCTATGAacttgtttataaatattacaGGATCATATATTTGAAGAGATTTTTCATTACGAGaagattcttttcttctatCTCTTTGTTACTGCAGGACAATGGGCTTGTACCTATTGTAGAACCTGAGATCCTTCTTGATGGGGACCATTCCATTGACAGGACACTTGAAGTGGCTGAAAAGGTCTGGTCAGAAGTATTCTTCTATTTGGCTGAAAACAATGTCCTGTTCGAAGGAATCCTTCTAAAGCCTAGCATGGTAACGCCCGGCGCCGAACACAAGGAGAAGGCCTCTCCTGAAACTATTGCTAAATACACACTAAAGATGCTCAGGAGAAGAGTTCCTCCTGCCGTTCCTGGAATCATGGTATGAATAATTGAACTTGTTTTCGACGTTTAATGGCGTCCCTAATTTTTCTATTCTCACAGCAGTGTTATACATGTCACTCTATATTTTGTTCTGCTATAGAAACTGTTGATAGTTTCATCTTCGTGTTGTAGTTTGGTTGGTATGTTTAttggttgaattttaattGACTGGGCAAGATCTTCTGACTGTCAAGAATATTTAATGGTCGAATGTTCTTAactttattgtgagatcccacatcggttggggaggagaacaaaacaccccttataagggtgtagaaacctctccctagtagacgcgttttaaaaacattgaggggaagctcgaaaggaaaaaggtccaaagaggaccatatctgctagcgatggacttgggctgttacaaaaaatACTCTTCGAAAAACGATATTAGGTTTCAGCATATAGATAGGaattaaaaactttatgaAAAGTCTATGTTCTTAAAGATTCTTGAAGTTTCCTTTGTAAAAACTCATTTTAAGTGCAGATATAGTAcaataaaaatcttttattCTGTATGCAGTTTTTGTCTGGAGGACAGTCTGAAGTGGAAGCGACATTGAACCTGAATGCAATGAACCAAAGCCCCAACCCTTGGCATGTATCCTTCTCTTACGCCCGTGCGTTGCAGAACACCGTGCTCAAGACATGGCAAGGAAATCCCGAAAACGTCGAGGCTGCACAGAAAGCACTTCTGGTGCGTGCAGAGGCGAACTCCCTCGCTCAGCTCGGTAAGTACTCTGCCGATGGTGAAGGCGATGAGGCCAAGAAGGGTATGTTTGTGAAGGGATACACTTACTGAGCCTTGTTAAATTGCTGATGCGCTCGAAACTCGTGCTAATGTGTGtgcttttcttctcctcctcatTGAAGAAGACCTTTTTTTGCTCTATAGGATAAAGTCTTTCATCTCCTTCCTTTGATAGAAAGCTTTTTATAATAAGACCTGTGAGAAGCAAACTCACATAGAGAGTAAGCAAATTGTATCCTACCATGtttttttcaagttatttAGTGTTTTGAGATGTAGTTTTTAATATGCAGCATCGTATCCTTCCTGTAAAGTGAGCCCACTTTGTTGGCAATAATTATGTTTtccaaaaacattttaattaattatgctcAAGTTCTTTTTTGGAATAATGGAGACAATCCTTAGTGATATGATCTTTCTCTTAGTTTATGGTTCCTTagtgatataattttttagttaggCTAGTTAAAGTTTCTTCAACTTAATTGCTTTGATCCCAACTCATGAAATATTGAGTTTCaaagttgtttttgttattatatcCGTTCGTTGAAGTTGTGACGATGCATAACTAATGCAGGGCGTGCATGAATTGACTAATTACACTCACTGAATATGCTATGTCCAATCGAGTTTAATTCAGATATTCTCACTTCTGTTCATTGCAAGTTCTTCTTATTGAGAATCCATTCATATTGGTGTGGGTTTAcatttgtttttccttatttccATCAACAAATTCATCACATATATTTTGCTACGATAGGAAAATGTTATGAGCTAAATATGCTACTTCAATATCGGAGAAAGTATTTTAGCCTTCCA
This window encodes:
- the LOC111808343 gene encoding fructose-bisphosphate aldolase 3, chloroplastic-like; the protein is MACLSFTKLNASSSQWIAHQSFSQRRGSSSGRRVSVPIRAGGYSDELVQTAKSVASPGRGILAIDESNATCGKRLASIGLDNTETNRQAYRQLLLTTPGLGQYISGAILFEETLYQSTTDGKKFVDCLREAKIMPGIKVDKGLVPLPGSNNESWCQGLDGLASRSAEYYKQGARFAKWRTVVSIPCGPSALAVKEAAWGLARYAAISQDNGLVPIVEPEILLDGDHSIDRTLEVAEKVWSEVFFYLAENNVLFEGILLKPSMVTPGAEHKEKASPETIAKYTLKMLRRRVPPAVPGIMFLSGGQSEVEATLNLNAMNQSPNPWHVSFSYARALQNTVLKTWQGNPENVEAAQKALLVRAEANSLAQLGKYSADGEGDEAKKGMFVKGYTY